One stretch of Rhipicephalus sanguineus isolate Rsan-2018 chromosome 10, BIME_Rsan_1.4, whole genome shotgun sequence DNA includes these proteins:
- the LOC119406724 gene encoding uncharacterized protein LOC119406724 has translation MLKNISSKLDQLLPLKEVVEGIEDSLQFWSEQYDELRQITEKHEQEIKELRRRTETLEKNENDVNQLQAEIDALEWKSRRLNLEFHGIKQTEKENLIEKLNELATQLELPQLSANDVVAVHRLPSKKDKIPGIICRFVKQTDRDRWWLNRKKLRDRNDVVFMKENVQNEHVLFCLKQKNWAKRAMHKYVWHNNGRVLVRKADGEQAVVISTADDLDKLG, from the coding sequence ATGTTAAAGAACATAAGTTCTAAGCTTGACCAGCTGTTGCCACTGAAGGAAGTAGTAGAGGGCATAGAGGATTCCTTACAATTCTGGTCGGAGCAGTATGATGAACTGCGGCAAATTACCGAGAAACATGAACAGGAAATTAAAGAACTCAGACGCCGCACCGAAACACTCGAGAAAAACGAAAACGATGTTAATCAGCTCCAAGCTGAAATCGACGCCCTCGAATGGAAAAGCCGCCGCCTTAACCTTGAATTTCATGGCAttaaacagacagaaaaagaaaatttgatTGAAAAGCTAAACGAACTTGCCACGCAGCTTGAGCTTCCACAGCTATCGGCTAACGACGTGGTCGCGGTTCACCGCCTACCATCTAAGAAAGATAAAATACCCGGCATTATCTGTCGCTTTGTCAAGCAGACTGATAGGGATCGGTGGTGGTTGAACCGAAAGAAACTGCGTGACAGGAATGATGTGGTCTTTATGAAGGAAAATGTACAAAACGAACACGTGCTCTTCTGTTTGAAACAAAAAAACTGGGCCAAAAGGGCAATGCACAAGTATGTGTGGCACAACAACGGTCGGGTACTTGTTCGCAAAGCGGACGGTGAACAGGCGGTAGTGATTTCCACCGCAGATGATCTAGATAAACTAGGTTAA